One genomic segment of Ictalurus punctatus breed USDA103 chromosome 12, Coco_2.0, whole genome shotgun sequence includes these proteins:
- the stmn1 gene encoding stathmin isoform X1, whose translation MAASDIKVKELDKRASGQAFEVILRDPAPEAKGDFPLSPQKKKDWSLEEIQKKLEAAEERRKSHEAEFLKHLAEKREHEKEVQQKALEENNHFSKMAEEKLNQKMEATKEKRTAIMAAMTEKFKEKDKKLEEVRKNKENKETES comes from the exons ATGGCCGCTAGTG ATATTAAAGTGAAGGAGCTGGACAAGCGGGCCTCAGGGCAGGCCTTTGAGGTCATTCTGCGTGATCCTGCCCCAGAGGCAAAAGGAGACTTCCCCCTCTCTCCTCAGAAGAAAAAGGATTGGTCACTGGAGGAAATCCAGAAGAAACTGGAAGCAGCCGAAGAAAGGCGCAAG TCCCATGAAGCTGAATTTCTGAAGCACTTGGCTGAGAAGCGTGAGCATGAAAAGGAGGTACAGCAGAAAGCTCTGGAGGAGAACAACCACTTCAGCAAGATGGCGGAGGAGAAACTTAATCAGAAAATGGAAGCCACTAAAGAGAAGCGTACAGCAATAATGGCAGCCATGACTGAGAAGTTCAAAGAGAAG gATAAGAAGCTGGAAGAGGTCCGGAAAAACAAGGagaacaaagagacagagagttgA